A region of the Ornithinimicrobium ciconiae genome:
TGCGGTCGGCGAGACGCTGCTCGAAGACGAAGGTCTCGCGCCAGCTCCGGTCGATGTGCGGGGTGCTGCGCCCGACGTCGTTGCCTGCGGGCAGGTCACTGTTGGTGCTGGTCATGAGTTGGCCCGTCCCTTCGAGACGATCTGGTCGGTCAGTGCGCGGGTGATGGTAGTGAACTCGGCCCAGGCGGCTGCCTGCCGCTGCGCCTCGGCCCGCCCGACCGCGGTGAGCTGATAGAACTTGCGGCCCGGTCCGCCCTCTCCCGGCCGCCACTCGACCTCGACGTGGCCCGCCTCCTCGAGGCGACCGAGCAGCGGATAGAGCGTGCCCCCCTTGATGGTGCCCAACCCCGCGTCGCCAAGACGTGAGGCGATGGCATAGCCATAGGTCGGGCCGTCGCACAGGATCCGCAGCGTGCAGACGCTCAGCACGCCGCGCAGCCACTCGCTGGGCCACTCCTGTTCTGCATTCATGACTAGATGATGTCACTAACTAGTCAGGCACGTCAACTAGCCTGCCCCTCCATTTTGCGAGAGGCTTCGCAGGGCCTCCGCGCCATTTTCGAGAGGTTTCGCAGGGCCTCCGCGCCTTTTGCGAGAGGTTTCGCAGCCTGTCGGTGCCGCCCCCTACCGTCGCTCCATGACAAGCACGCACCATGCGATCGACTACATCGAGATCAACGTCCACGACCTGACTGTGGCGCGCGAGTTCTATTCCCGTGCCTTTGGGTGGCAGTTCACCGCCTACGGTCCCAGCTACGCCGGCATCCAGGCACCAGACGGGCAGGGCGAGGTCGGCGGGCTCAACGCCGAGGGCACACCCGGACCGGGCGGTCCGCTGGTCCTGCTCTACTCGGAGGACCTGGGTTCGACCCTCGCCGCCGTGGAAGCCGCAGGTGGACGGGTCCTCCAACCTCCCTACGCGTTCCCGGGCGGACACCGGTTCCAGTTCGCCGACCCCAGCGGCAACCAACTGGGCGTGTGGTCCCCTAGCTCGTGACCGTGCCGCGCCGCGCCTCGGCCTGCGGCCGCGGCACCTCGGCCTGCGGCAGCTGCACCACGGGCTGCCCTCGACTCTATGGTCGCCAGCATTGCATCCGGACGTGCCACAGCGCACGATGTGCCCATGAGCCTTGAACTGGGACTAGACACCTTCGGTGACATCGCGAACGGGGCCGACGGCGAGCCGCTGCACCCGGCAGAGGTGGTCCGGGAGGTGCTCGCCGAGGGACAGCTGGCCGACCGGCTGGGCCTGGACTTCTTCGGGGTCGGGGAGCACCACCGTCCCGACTACGCCATCTCGGCGCCGGACACCGTGCTGGCCGCCCTAGCCACCACCACCGAGCGGATCCGGCTCGGGACGTCGGTCACCGTGCTCAGCTCCGAGGATCCAGTGCGAGTGTTCGAGCGCATCTCGACGGTGGACGCGCTCTCCCGCGG
Encoded here:
- a CDS encoding VOC family protein; translated protein: MTSTHHAIDYIEINVHDLTVAREFYSRAFGWQFTAYGPSYAGIQAPDGQGEVGGLNAEGTPGPGGPLVLLYSEDLGSTLAAVEAAGGRVLQPPYAFPGGHRFQFADPSGNQLGVWSPSS
- a CDS encoding PadR family transcriptional regulator — protein: MNAEQEWPSEWLRGVLSVCTLRILCDGPTYGYAIASRLGDAGLGTIKGGTLYPLLGRLEEAGHVEVEWRPGEGGPGRKFYQLTAVGRAEAQRQAAAWAEFTTITRALTDQIVSKGRANS